In Actinoplanes sp. NBC_00393, a single genomic region encodes these proteins:
- a CDS encoding phosphoribosylaminoimidazolesuccinocarboxamide synthase: MEKGFGNDILIKTGSQLVRHRVSLPDRATSGGGAGFDSVKPHAYHHTRGEAVKLLHSGKVRDVYADGDDLLLVTSDRISIYDVILPTPIPDKGKILTQLSLWWFDQLADVIPNHVISATDVPAEFAGRAIRCERLEMVMVECIARGYLAGSGLKDYERDRAVSGNPLPEGLVEAAKLPEPIFTPSTKEPVGGGHDAPLTFEETQERVGKDLAEELRRVTLEVYRRGSEIAAGKGIIIADTKIEVGHGTDGRLKLGDEVLTPDSSRFWGADEWKPGSVPRYLDKQFLRDWSAGLAEWNRTAPGPEIPDEVVEATRNRYIEVYERLTGDRWR; this comes from the coding sequence ATGGAGAAGGGCTTCGGTAATGACATTCTCATAAAGACCGGCAGTCAACTCGTCAGGCACCGGGTCAGTCTGCCGGATCGGGCGACGTCTGGCGGAGGGGCGGGGTTCGATAGCGTGAAACCGCACGCCTACCACCACACCCGAGGGGAAGCTGTGAAGCTCCTGCACTCCGGCAAGGTCCGGGACGTCTATGCCGACGGCGACGACCTCCTCCTGGTCACCTCCGACCGGATCTCGATCTATGACGTCATCCTGCCCACGCCCATCCCGGACAAGGGCAAGATCCTCACCCAGCTCTCCCTCTGGTGGTTCGACCAGCTCGCCGACGTGATCCCCAACCACGTCATCTCCGCCACCGATGTGCCGGCGGAGTTTGCCGGCCGGGCCATTCGGTGTGAGCGCCTGGAGATGGTCATGGTGGAGTGCATCGCGCGCGGCTATCTGGCCGGCTCGGGGCTCAAGGATTACGAGCGGGACCGGGCCGTTTCCGGCAATCCGCTGCCGGAAGGGCTGGTCGAGGCGGCCAAGCTGCCCGAGCCGATCTTCACGCCTAGCACCAAGGAGCCGGTCGGTGGCGGGCACGACGCGCCGTTGACGTTCGAGGAGACGCAGGAGCGGGTGGGGAAGGACCTGGCCGAGGAGCTGCGCCGGGTGACGCTCGAGGTGTACCGGCGGGGGTCTGAGATCGCGGCCGGCAAGGGCATCATCATCGCCGACACGAAGATCGAGGTCGGGCACGGTACGGACGGCCGGTTGAAGCTTGGGGACGAGGTGCTTACGCCGGACTCGTCTCGGTTCTGGGGCGCGGACGAATGGAAGCCGGGCAGTGTGCCGCGCTACCTCGACAAGCAGTTCCTGCGGGACTGGTCGGCGGGGCTCGCCGAATGGAACCGGACCGCGCCCGGCCCGGAGATTCCGGACGAGGTGGTCGAAGCCACCCGCAACAGGTACATCGAGGTCTACGAACGCCTGACGGGCGACCGCTGGCGATGA
- a CDS encoding DUF3427 domain-containing protein produces MPDELTAGLYENVITEALLHQLAGVNDELVKLQELRSADASDRIARLVARQVERALNTVPESERVAVGVEIARHVLETLHARLPRSGADLERPEEPGRALAAIGSYDPAGGVLFPRRPLIPLVDTTLLTNAPGEPRVGNQILTEIDSADSIDVLMAFIRRSGLRPLLTSLRRHRELGKPFRVLTTTYTGSTELEALSLLSELGAEVRVSYDLATTRLHAKAWLFHRRSALSTAYVGSSNLTHSAQVDGKEWNVRVSAARNPDVVDKIAAVFETYWQNGDFVPYVEEEFRREVDRGRRRDERHHTFLSPIEIRLEPFQERMLEQVEVSRQNGHHRNLLVSATGTGKTVMAAVDYARLRQRLPRARLLFIAHRREILEQSLRTFQQAIRDYSFGEVWVSGSRPTAFDHVFASIQSLNSNGLAHLKPDHFDVVVIDEFHHAAAKSYEAVLQHLQPRELLGLTATPERADGLPVLHWFGDRIAAELRLWDAIEQHRLSPFAYYGIHDGTDLTAVPWRRGQGYDTDALTHTYVGNTTWVRFVYDQLQQHVDDLSTIRCLGFCVSVDHARYMAEEFLKLGVEAVAVSGTTSDEERRNALAGLERGTIQVVFSVDLFNEGVDVPAVDTVMFLRPTDSSTLFLQQLGRGLRLKEGKTVCTVLDFVGLHRREFRFDLRYRALLGGTRRDVERAVEDGFPYLPAGCHMELSRVARDIVLRNIREAVPTTWPAKVRELQVLHQVRGAVSLTEYLAETGLDLADIYANNRSWSDLLEAANVTVAQAGTHDKALRRALGRLQHIDDRQRLDTYLAMVTGDAKPNSHSLSGTNRRLLRMLTASLTDQVIGKTDSLETAVDLVWAHPQALDELGELLFALQDAPNHVAMPALPDVPLQIHSRYTRMEILAAVGEGTNAKTPPWREGVYDAKGVGADLLAFTLDKTTGGFSPTTRYRDYAISRELIHWESQSITAADSPTGRRYQNHVAMNRTILLFARTHITERAFWFLGPATYVSHEGERPMAVTWRLKQPLSGDLYAQFAAAIA; encoded by the coding sequence GTGCCTGACGAGTTGACTGCCGGTCTTTATGAGAATGTCATTACCGAAGCCCTTCTCCATCAGCTGGCCGGCGTCAACGACGAACTCGTCAAATTGCAGGAATTGCGGTCGGCGGACGCATCCGACCGGATTGCCCGACTGGTCGCTCGGCAGGTCGAGCGAGCCCTCAACACTGTTCCGGAATCCGAGCGGGTTGCGGTGGGCGTTGAGATCGCGCGGCATGTGCTGGAAACCCTGCACGCCCGACTGCCGCGCTCGGGAGCGGACCTAGAAAGGCCAGAGGAGCCGGGACGGGCACTCGCGGCGATCGGTTCGTACGATCCGGCCGGCGGTGTCCTGTTTCCTCGGCGCCCGCTCATTCCGCTCGTGGACACGACCCTGCTCACCAATGCACCCGGTGAGCCTCGAGTGGGAAACCAGATCCTCACCGAGATCGATTCGGCGGACTCCATCGATGTGCTGATGGCTTTCATCCGACGCAGCGGCCTTCGTCCCCTCCTCACCTCTCTCCGCAGACACCGGGAACTCGGTAAACCGTTCCGAGTGCTGACCACCACCTACACCGGCTCGACCGAACTCGAGGCCCTTTCGCTCCTCAGCGAACTGGGCGCCGAGGTACGAGTCTCCTACGACCTGGCCACCACGCGGCTGCACGCCAAGGCTTGGCTGTTCCACCGACGTTCCGCGTTGAGCACGGCATATGTGGGTTCCTCGAACCTGACCCACTCCGCCCAGGTCGACGGCAAGGAGTGGAACGTACGCGTATCCGCTGCCCGCAACCCCGACGTGGTCGACAAGATCGCCGCAGTCTTCGAGACCTACTGGCAGAACGGCGACTTCGTCCCCTATGTCGAGGAGGAGTTCCGCCGCGAGGTTGATCGCGGCCGGCGACGCGACGAGCGGCACCACACCTTCCTCAGCCCTATCGAAATCCGCCTCGAACCCTTCCAGGAGCGCATGCTGGAGCAGGTCGAGGTGTCTCGCCAGAACGGGCACCACCGGAACCTCCTGGTCTCGGCAACCGGCACCGGGAAGACAGTCATGGCAGCGGTTGACTACGCCCGCCTCCGGCAGCGGCTTCCACGGGCTCGCCTTCTTTTCATCGCGCACCGCCGCGAGATTCTGGAGCAGAGTCTGCGCACGTTCCAGCAAGCCATCCGCGACTACTCGTTCGGCGAGGTGTGGGTCAGCGGATCACGCCCGACGGCCTTCGATCACGTCTTCGCTTCCATTCAGAGCTTGAACAGCAACGGTCTAGCCCACTTGAAGCCGGATCACTTCGATGTTGTCGTCATCGACGAGTTCCATCACGCTGCCGCGAAGTCTTACGAGGCAGTTTTGCAACACTTGCAACCTCGGGAACTCCTGGGCCTGACCGCCACCCCGGAGCGGGCGGACGGGCTCCCGGTCCTGCACTGGTTCGGTGACCGGATCGCCGCAGAACTGCGGTTGTGGGATGCGATCGAGCAGCACAGATTGTCGCCCTTCGCCTACTACGGCATCCACGACGGCACCGACCTGACCGCCGTACCGTGGCGTCGCGGACAGGGCTACGACACTGACGCGCTGACGCACACGTACGTCGGAAACACCACCTGGGTCCGGTTCGTCTACGACCAACTCCAGCAACACGTCGACGATCTGTCGACCATTCGCTGCCTGGGATTCTGCGTCAGCGTCGACCACGCCCGCTATATGGCCGAAGAGTTTCTCAAGCTCGGTGTGGAAGCCGTGGCTGTCTCCGGCACCACGTCGGATGAGGAACGACGGAACGCCCTCGCAGGCTTGGAGAGGGGGACGATCCAGGTCGTCTTCTCCGTCGATCTCTTCAATGAAGGCGTCGACGTTCCCGCGGTCGACACCGTCATGTTCCTCCGACCGACGGACAGCAGCACGCTGTTCCTGCAGCAACTGGGCCGTGGTCTGCGACTGAAGGAAGGCAAGACCGTCTGTACGGTGCTGGACTTCGTAGGGCTGCACCGCCGTGAATTCCGGTTCGATCTGCGCTACCGGGCGTTGCTGGGTGGTACCCGTCGAGATGTCGAACGAGCGGTCGAGGACGGATTTCCCTACCTACCCGCCGGTTGTCACATGGAGCTCAGCCGGGTCGCCCGCGACATCGTTCTGCGCAACATCCGCGAGGCGGTGCCGACCACTTGGCCGGCTAAGGTGCGGGAGCTACAGGTTCTGCACCAGGTGCGGGGCGCTGTGTCACTGACGGAGTACCTGGCCGAGACCGGCCTCGATCTCGCCGACATCTATGCCAACAACCGCAGCTGGTCTGATCTGCTGGAGGCGGCCAACGTGACGGTCGCGCAGGCCGGTACGCATGACAAGGCCCTGCGTCGCGCCCTAGGTCGGCTTCAACACATCGACGACAGGCAGCGCCTGGACACGTACCTGGCCATGGTCACTGGCGATGCGAAGCCGAACAGTCATTCGTTGAGTGGCACCAACCGTCGCCTGCTGCGAATGCTGACGGCCTCTCTCACCGATCAGGTCATCGGCAAGACGGACTCTCTCGAGACAGCGGTCGACCTGGTCTGGGCCCATCCGCAGGCGCTCGATGAACTCGGCGAGCTTCTCTTCGCTCTTCAGGACGCACCGAACCACGTGGCGATGCCTGCGCTTCCGGATGTACCGCTGCAGATTCACAGCCGATACACGCGCATGGAGATCCTCGCAGCGGTCGGTGAAGGCACCAATGCGAAGACGCCGCCCTGGCGTGAAGGGGTTTACGACGCTAAGGGCGTGGGCGCCGACCTCCTGGCCTTCACGCTGGACAAAACCACCGGCGGATTCTCGCCGACCACCCGCTATCGGGACTACGCGATCAGCCGAGAGTTGATCCACTGGGAGAGTCAGTCGATCACTGCGGCTGACAGCCCGACCGGGCGTCGGTATCAGAATCACGTGGCGATGAACCGCACGATTTTGCTCTTCGCGCGTACACACATCACCGAGCGTGCCTTCTGGTTCCTCGGGCCAGCCACGTACGTCAGCCACGAAGGCGAACGTCCGATGGCAGTGACCTGGAGATTGAAGCAACCGCTCTCGGGCGACCTCTACGCACAGTTCGCCGCTGCTATCGCATAG
- a CDS encoding MFS transporter: protein MFAPLRERNYRLWAAADLVSVGGTWMQVLALNWLILSATGSATAMGAVVMLQSLPVLLLGSWGGALADRLPARPMLIICQAIRALLALALVLPAGSNWMIYGVALASGVISSFEGPVLGRFGSSLVSRDALASALALGSVLSSAGRIGGMALGGVLIGITGPAVLFLINAVSYVAVIAALLAMRTREMRDLARPTSSDGGVLAGLRYVVRQPVVLIILALSFVLGSLGRNYQVSMAAMVSGPLGGSSGSYGLLSTVFAVGAVAGGLLLAGTGKSTLRVLLGTGFLISALQLCSGLAPNVLGFAALILPIAAGAVIFDTVVSTRIQLDTREEMRGRVLATVGIVSSLSGIVGAPAIGWLCDTLGPRGALLLAGAVTTAAALAGAAALIRVKGRSLNWSFVLGRPVQQPA, encoded by the coding sequence ATGTTCGCGCCGCTTCGAGAGCGCAACTACCGCCTGTGGGCGGCCGCTGACCTGGTCTCGGTCGGCGGAACGTGGATGCAGGTGCTGGCGCTCAACTGGCTGATCCTGTCCGCGACCGGCTCCGCGACCGCCATGGGCGCGGTCGTGATGCTGCAGTCCCTGCCGGTGCTGCTCCTCGGCAGCTGGGGCGGGGCCCTCGCCGACCGGCTCCCCGCCCGTCCGATGCTGATCATCTGTCAGGCGATCCGCGCCCTGCTCGCCCTGGCCCTGGTGCTACCGGCCGGCAGCAACTGGATGATCTACGGCGTGGCGCTGGCCTCCGGCGTGATCAGCTCCTTCGAGGGCCCGGTACTCGGCCGTTTCGGCTCGTCCCTGGTCTCCCGCGACGCGCTGGCCTCGGCCCTGGCACTCGGCTCGGTGCTCAGCTCGGCCGGCCGCATCGGCGGCATGGCGCTGGGCGGCGTGCTGATCGGCATCACCGGCCCGGCCGTGCTGTTCTTGATCAACGCCGTCTCCTACGTGGCCGTCATCGCCGCCCTGCTCGCGATGCGCACCCGCGAGATGCGCGACCTGGCCCGCCCGACGTCCTCGGACGGCGGTGTCCTGGCCGGCCTGCGCTACGTCGTCCGCCAGCCGGTAGTGCTGATCATCCTGGCGTTGTCGTTCGTGCTGGGCTCCTTGGGCCGCAACTACCAGGTGTCGATGGCCGCGATGGTCTCCGGCCCGCTGGGCGGTTCCTCCGGCTCCTACGGTCTGCTGTCGACAGTCTTCGCCGTGGGCGCGGTAGCCGGCGGCCTGCTACTGGCCGGCACCGGCAAGTCCACGCTGCGTGTGCTGCTCGGCACCGGCTTCCTGATCAGCGCCTTGCAGCTCTGCTCGGGCCTGGCCCCGAACGTCCTCGGCTTCGCCGCCCTGATCCTCCCCATCGCCGCCGGCGCAGTCATCTTCGACACCGTGGTGTCCACGCGCATCCAGCTGGACACACGCGAGGAAATGCGAGGCCGAGTCCTGGCCACGGTAGGCATCGTGTCGTCCCTGTCCGGCATCGTCGGTGCCCCAGCCATCGGCTGGCTGTGCGACACCTTGGGCCCCCGAGGCGCCCTGCTCCTGGCCGGCGCGGTAACCACAGCCGCAGCCCTGGCCGGCGCAGCCGCCCTGATCCGAGTGAAGGGCCGCTCCCTGAACTGGTCCTTCGTCCTGGGCCGCCCCGTCCAACAGCCCGCCTGA
- a CDS encoding outer membrane protein assembly factor BamB family protein, whose protein sequence is MIRTFSLISSFAFAFALAGVATVAPTAAAPASAVWDHPGYDAENSYYNPAESMINAGSIRGLTEKWSTVLRTSDFSCSGPSAPILSDGRIFATDQLGISAYAADAGGLAWRFDWDYPGDNDIPAMAVADGLLIAANGGCNSQSDPDGKLTALDVANGKPRWTLPMDMPIRTVVVDKGIVAISGSSPSDEDAVVAYRVRDGKQLWRKPNFGAGSVSADGVLLIYKTDGFGVHAGEIAAVDIVTGTVRWSRAGDEKAQAASATHFYATEADRDLVALDIATGAVKWSAGGQASELIATDGRRVYRADGREVEALDADTGRRQWVTRLPGEALQPVRAGGLLYAGSTVLKAADGSRAGAAYPGSVIVGGGRVYQVSGSVLRAFAP, encoded by the coding sequence GTGATCCGTACCTTTTCTCTGATTTCGTCCTTTGCCTTTGCCTTTGCCCTTGCCGGCGTCGCGACGGTTGCCCCCACCGCTGCGGCGCCGGCGTCGGCCGTCTGGGACCACCCCGGCTACGACGCCGAGAACAGCTACTACAACCCGGCCGAGTCGATGATCAACGCGGGCAGCATCCGCGGGCTCACCGAGAAATGGTCGACCGTGCTCCGGACCAGCGACTTCAGCTGCTCCGGACCGTCCGCCCCGATTCTCTCCGATGGCCGGATCTTCGCCACCGATCAGCTCGGCATCTCCGCGTACGCGGCCGACGCCGGCGGGCTGGCCTGGCGTTTTGATTGGGACTACCCCGGTGACAACGACATCCCGGCGATGGCCGTCGCCGACGGCCTGCTGATCGCGGCGAACGGCGGCTGCAACTCGCAGAGCGACCCGGACGGCAAACTCACCGCCCTCGACGTCGCCAACGGCAAGCCGCGCTGGACCCTGCCGATGGACATGCCCATCCGGACCGTGGTCGTGGACAAGGGGATCGTGGCGATCTCCGGATCGTCGCCGTCGGACGAGGACGCGGTGGTCGCCTATCGGGTGCGGGACGGCAAACAGCTCTGGCGCAAGCCGAACTTCGGTGCCGGCAGTGTCTCCGCCGACGGCGTTCTGCTGATCTACAAGACCGACGGGTTCGGCGTGCACGCGGGGGAGATCGCGGCGGTCGACATCGTGACCGGCACGGTTCGCTGGAGCCGGGCCGGTGACGAGAAAGCGCAGGCGGCGAGCGCTACGCATTTCTACGCGACCGAGGCGGACCGGGATCTCGTTGCGCTGGACATCGCCACCGGCGCGGTGAAGTGGAGCGCCGGCGGTCAGGCGAGTGAGCTGATCGCCACCGATGGGCGGCGGGTCTACCGAGCTGATGGGCGCGAGGTCGAAGCACTCGATGCCGACACCGGGCGCCGGCAGTGGGTCACCCGGCTGCCCGGCGAGGCGTTGCAGCCGGTCCGGGCCGGGGGTCTTCTGTACGCCGGAAGCACGGTCCTCAAAGCTGCGGACGGGAGTCGGGCGGGGGCGGCGTACCCGGGCTCGGTGATCGTCGGCGGGGGACGGGTCTACCAGGTGAGCGGGAGTGTCCTGCGAGCGTTCGCACCGTGA
- a CDS encoding DUF305 domain-containing protein has protein sequence MKRRLVVLALTAPLLLGACGTAKEPAAPAAETAQTQNVKNVSEITAGATFNDTDVMFLQMLVDNQEQGLEMVEIAAQRAQRPEIVDLAKAVQATQKDEITMMKNWLTEWGKPTTVDKRVSLHADHGGLPSTGEEEISSLRTIGKKKFETAFLNLFLAHQHNAVEVAGLELDKGSNELAKQFAERVKQSRSDQVQQMLKLLAG, from the coding sequence GTGAAGCGCCGGCTGGTAGTCCTCGCGCTGACCGCGCCGCTGCTGCTGGGCGCCTGCGGCACCGCCAAAGAGCCCGCCGCCCCCGCGGCGGAAACCGCACAGACGCAGAACGTCAAGAACGTCTCCGAGATCACCGCCGGTGCCACCTTCAACGACACCGACGTGATGTTCCTGCAGATGCTGGTGGACAACCAGGAGCAGGGGCTCGAGATGGTGGAGATCGCGGCGCAGCGGGCACAGCGCCCGGAGATCGTCGATCTGGCGAAGGCCGTCCAGGCCACCCAGAAGGACGAGATCACGATGATGAAGAACTGGCTCACCGAGTGGGGCAAGCCGACCACGGTCGACAAGCGGGTCAGCCTGCACGCCGACCACGGCGGCCTGCCCAGCACCGGCGAGGAGGAGATCTCGTCGCTGCGTACGATCGGGAAGAAGAAGTTCGAGACCGCGTTCCTGAACCTCTTCCTGGCGCACCAGCACAACGCGGTCGAGGTGGCCGGGCTGGAGCTGGACAAGGGCAGCAACGAGCTGGCCAAGCAGTTCGCGGAGCGGGTGAAGCAGTCCCGTTCCGACCAGGTCCAGCAGATGCTGAAACTGCTCGCCGGCTGA
- a CDS encoding lytic polysaccharide monooxygenase, producing the protein MRRKIAYPLATLGMVASTVVVASPALAHGYISSPPSRQAQCAAGTVTNCGAIQFEPQSVEAPKGSTQCNGGNANFSQLNDDSKAWRATSVGTSVTFNWVLTARHRTATWEYFVGGTKVATFNDNNAIPNASVSHKVDLSKFPGRQKVLAVWNIGDTAAAFYNCVDLNVGGGGSSTPTAAPTTAAPTTAPTTAPTTAPTTAAPTATATATVAPTKTATSAPANGTEWAPGVAYKTGDVVTYNGVSYQCRQGHSSIRSWEPSIFTLALWLPL; encoded by the coding sequence ATGCGCAGGAAGATCGCCTACCCGCTGGCTACCCTCGGGATGGTCGCTTCGACCGTCGTTGTCGCGTCACCCGCCCTGGCGCACGGATACATCTCCTCGCCGCCGAGCCGCCAGGCGCAATGCGCCGCCGGCACGGTCACGAACTGTGGCGCCATCCAGTTCGAGCCGCAGAGCGTCGAGGCTCCGAAGGGCTCAACACAGTGCAACGGTGGAAACGCCAACTTCTCGCAACTCAACGACGACTCGAAGGCCTGGCGCGCGACCAGCGTCGGCACCTCGGTGACGTTCAACTGGGTGCTGACCGCGCGGCACCGGACCGCCACCTGGGAGTACTTCGTCGGCGGTACCAAGGTCGCCACGTTCAACGACAACAACGCGATCCCCAACGCTTCCGTCTCGCACAAGGTCGACCTCAGCAAGTTCCCGGGCCGGCAGAAGGTGCTCGCCGTGTGGAACATCGGGGACACGGCGGCCGCCTTCTACAACTGCGTGGACTTGAACGTTGGTGGCGGCGGCTCCTCGACGCCGACGGCCGCGCCGACCACGGCCGCTCCGACTACGGCGCCCACCACCGCGCCGACGACCGCCCCGACCACCGCCGCCCCGACGGCGACAGCGACCGCCACCGTGGCGCCGACCAAGACCGCGACCTCGGCGCCGGCGAACGGGACCGAGTGGGCGCCGGGAGTGGCGTACAAGACCGGTGACGTGGTGACCTACAACGGCGTGTCGTACCAGTGCCGCCAGGGCCACTCCTCGATCCGCAGCTGGGAGCCGTCGATCTTCACGCTCGCCCTCTGGCTGCCGCTGTGA
- a CDS encoding HAMP domain-containing sensor histidine kinase yields the protein MRWALNRLALAITSMVALAFLVPLAVAVRQIAYDQAISEAKQQATSMVTVLGVDSDLVALTNAVASTAAGSAGQLAIHLPGLDPIGTSHLSDATVQRAVQERRSATAHATGGVAYLQPTVLTDGRTVVVEVFVPEEETRRGVWSAWLALGGLAIVLVGGSVLLADRLGSQLVKSTRQLAAATRRLGGGELNERITPTGPRELRDAARDFNTMADDLRRLLDRERELAADLSHRLRTPLTGLRLDVEAMPPGPIAERMRQACDLLDEELEAIITGARLGSIEKRGTEECDLVEVLADRLAFWSVLAEDQERPWEVVGGNEPVPVPMPASEVILVVDALLGNVFSHTPDGTAFRVSVSASGLLVDDAGPGIPDPENAVKRGFSGAGSTGLGLDIVRRAAETVRGQMVLDRSPLGGARIGFLLHAAPPEPVARFQKGFRSL from the coding sequence ATGAGGTGGGCGCTCAACCGCCTGGCGCTGGCCATCACGTCGATGGTGGCGCTGGCGTTCCTCGTGCCGTTGGCGGTCGCGGTCCGGCAGATCGCCTATGACCAGGCCATCTCGGAGGCCAAGCAGCAGGCCACCTCGATGGTGACCGTGCTCGGGGTGGACAGCGACCTGGTGGCACTGACCAACGCGGTGGCCAGCACCGCGGCCGGCAGTGCCGGGCAGCTCGCCATCCACCTGCCGGGCCTGGACCCGATCGGCACCTCGCACCTCAGCGACGCCACTGTGCAACGGGCGGTGCAGGAACGGCGTTCGGCGACCGCGCACGCCACCGGCGGCGTCGCTTACCTCCAGCCGACTGTGCTGACGGACGGCCGTACCGTCGTGGTCGAGGTCTTCGTCCCGGAGGAGGAGACCCGGCGCGGCGTCTGGTCGGCCTGGCTCGCCCTCGGCGGCCTCGCGATCGTGCTGGTCGGCGGCTCGGTGCTGCTCGCCGACCGGCTCGGCAGCCAGCTGGTCAAGAGCACCCGCCAGCTCGCGGCGGCCACCCGCCGCCTCGGCGGCGGCGAGCTCAACGAACGCATCACCCCGACCGGGCCGCGCGAGCTGCGCGACGCGGCCCGTGACTTCAACACGATGGCCGACGATCTGCGCCGGCTACTGGATCGCGAGCGCGAGCTGGCCGCCGACCTTTCCCACCGATTGCGTACGCCTCTGACGGGTCTTCGCCTCGACGTGGAGGCGATGCCGCCCGGCCCGATCGCCGAACGGATGCGGCAGGCCTGTGACCTGCTCGACGAGGAACTCGAAGCGATCATCACCGGCGCCCGGCTGGGCAGCATCGAGAAGCGCGGCACCGAGGAGTGCGACCTGGTCGAGGTCCTCGCCGACCGGCTGGCCTTCTGGTCGGTGCTCGCCGAGGACCAGGAACGCCCGTGGGAGGTGGTCGGCGGCAACGAGCCGGTCCCGGTCCCGATGCCGGCGAGTGAGGTGATCCTGGTGGTGGACGCCTTGCTGGGCAACGTCTTCTCGCACACCCCCGACGGGACCGCGTTCCGGGTCAGCGTCTCGGCCAGCGGCCTGCTCGTCGACGACGCCGGCCCCGGCATCCCGGATCCGGAGAACGCGGTGAAGCGCGGCTTCAGCGGCGCCGGCTCGACCGGTCTGGGTCTGGACATCGTGCGCCGTGCTGCGGAAACTGTCCGTGGGCAAATGGTTCTCGACCGTAGTCCACTGGGCGGCGCACGCATCGGATTTCTTCTGCACGCCGCACCTCCCGAGCCCGTCGCGCGCTTTCAGAAGGGTTTTCGGTCTCTTTAA
- a CDS encoding response regulator transcription factor, which produces MAMILLVEDDRIITAALTRALTDAGHVVRPVGQAALALRIVTQERPDLVILDLGLPDIDGTDALRMMRTVSDVPVIVATARRSEADIIALLQAGADDYVTKPFSGGHILARISAVLRRARTTQEQQPNAITVGELVIKPRQRRVELRGEPLQLTRREFDVLAYLAERVGQVISRRELMNQVWQQARIGEEQTIDVHISWLRRKLGETAAKPRFLHTVRGVGVMMVDPQ; this is translated from the coding sequence ATGGCGATGATCCTGTTGGTCGAGGACGACCGCATCATCACGGCCGCCCTGACGCGTGCCCTGACCGATGCCGGGCATGTGGTGCGCCCGGTCGGTCAGGCGGCCCTGGCGTTGCGGATCGTCACCCAGGAGCGGCCGGATCTGGTCATTCTCGATCTCGGGCTGCCCGACATCGACGGCACCGATGCGCTGCGGATGATGCGGACCGTGTCCGACGTACCGGTGATCGTCGCCACTGCCCGGCGCTCCGAGGCGGACATCATCGCACTGCTGCAGGCCGGCGCCGACGACTACGTGACGAAGCCGTTCTCCGGCGGGCACATCCTGGCCCGGATCTCGGCGGTGCTGCGCCGGGCCCGCACCACCCAGGAGCAACAGCCGAACGCCATCACCGTGGGTGAGCTCGTGATCAAGCCGCGGCAGCGCCGGGTGGAGTTGCGGGGCGAGCCGTTGCAGCTGACCCGGCGCGAGTTCGACGTGCTGGCGTACCTCGCTGAGCGGGTCGGCCAGGTGATCAGCCGGCGCGAGCTGATGAACCAGGTCTGGCAGCAGGCCCGGATCGGCGAGGAACAGACCATCGACGTACACATCTCCTGGCTGCGCCGCAAACTCGGCGAGACCGCGGCGAAACCCCGCTTCCTGCACACCGTCCGAGGAGTCGGCGTGATGATGGTCGATCCGCAATGA
- a CDS encoding DNA mismatch repair protein MutL, with protein sequence MGVVRSSRWLPIAGWCVATATSIVLSSFALSPVLNAARADDELPDLDQLPAAEVAVTTTAAPTPPPAAVERPEPSVSSTEPTRPTPSKTKRKPTSKPPTSAPAQQPTTKPSTTTEDGWTVTMGNDGMKTYVRSFSCEGGQAVIKMTSKGTVSLVTATPADGFTVQKTGSDTNLAVYFTSTGNSFIVHAQWWNGAPLVEISKVGS encoded by the coding sequence ATGGGCGTCGTGCGATCTTCCAGGTGGCTGCCGATAGCCGGGTGGTGTGTGGCCACTGCCACCAGCATCGTGCTCTCCTCGTTCGCGCTGTCCCCGGTGCTGAACGCGGCTCGGGCCGACGACGAGCTGCCGGATCTGGATCAGTTGCCGGCCGCCGAGGTCGCGGTCACCACGACCGCCGCGCCGACACCGCCGCCCGCCGCGGTGGAGCGTCCCGAGCCGTCCGTCTCGTCGACCGAACCGACCCGCCCCACCCCGTCCAAGACGAAGCGGAAGCCGACGTCGAAACCGCCCACCAGCGCGCCGGCGCAGCAACCCACGACGAAGCCGTCGACCACCACCGAGGACGGTTGGACCGTCACCATGGGTAACGACGGGATGAAGACGTATGTGCGCTCGTTCTCCTGTGAGGGCGGCCAGGCCGTGATCAAGATGACCAGCAAGGGGACCGTCTCGCTGGTGACCGCGACCCCCGCGGATGGATTCACGGTGCAGAAGACCGGCTCCGACACGAACCTCGCCGTCTACTTCACGTCGACCGGGAACAGCTTCATCGTGCATGCGCAGTGGTGGAACGGAGCACCACTCGTCGAAATCAGCAAGGTCGGCAGCTGA